One window of the Streptomyces sp. TS71-3 genome contains the following:
- a CDS encoding S9 family peptidase: MGTPTAARAAAAAVTAAVGAGAAAIAAGRWAGGAALRISPGRPLPTEPRLTVHDVTADRIALTRGFASGRPGVYGLVDGSARGVHAVVGPLDEAAEHTPDTVVRRLERVTRGTLEPGARVWLTPQVHTGDPRSALGLDYTETDVPSELGPLPAWFVPAARDTWVIAVHGLATTREHPMVVLDFLNRHKFPVLIPAHRGDPGAPRSPDGLDHLGETEWRDVDAALGHAVRKGAERVILYGWSTGATMALHTAARSPLRDRIAGLVLDSPVLDWAATVRALAAARGTPRLLLPLAVRAAEGRGGRGAERVPPVFAPDAIRVPTLVLHGPDDAIAPWEPSLRLADRLSSLVSLHTVRHAPHGALWNADPAEYEEQLRRFLVPLT; the protein is encoded by the coding sequence CTGGGCACACCGACGGCCGCGCGTGCCGCCGCGGCCGCCGTCACCGCCGCGGTGGGCGCCGGCGCCGCAGCGATCGCCGCGGGGCGGTGGGCGGGCGGCGCGGCCCTGAGGATCAGCCCCGGCCGGCCGCTGCCCACCGAGCCCAGACTCACCGTGCACGACGTCACCGCCGACCGGATCGCCCTCACCCGCGGCTTCGCCTCCGGGCGGCCCGGGGTGTACGGACTCGTCGACGGCTCGGCCAGGGGCGTCCACGCGGTCGTCGGCCCCCTCGACGAGGCGGCGGAGCACACCCCCGACACGGTGGTCCGCCGGCTCGAACGCGTCACCCGCGGCACCCTGGAACCGGGCGCGAGGGTGTGGCTCACCCCCCAGGTGCACACCGGCGACCCGCGCTCCGCGCTGGGCCTCGACTACACCGAGACCGACGTCCCGTCCGAGCTGGGCCCGCTGCCCGCCTGGTTCGTCCCGGCGGCCCGCGACACCTGGGTGATCGCCGTGCACGGCCTCGCCACCACGCGCGAACACCCCATGGTCGTCCTCGACTTCCTGAACCGCCACAAGTTCCCCGTGCTCATCCCCGCCCACCGCGGCGACCCCGGCGCCCCCCGCTCCCCTGACGGGCTCGACCACCTCGGCGAGACCGAGTGGCGGGACGTGGACGCCGCGCTCGGACACGCCGTACGCAAGGGAGCGGAGCGCGTCATCCTGTACGGCTGGTCCACCGGCGCCACCATGGCCCTGCACACCGCGGCACGCTCCCCGCTGCGCGACCGCATCGCGGGCCTCGTGCTGGACTCCCCGGTGCTCGACTGGGCGGCCACCGTGCGCGCGCTCGCCGCCGCGCGCGGCACCCCGCGCCTGCTGCTGCCGCTCGCGGTGCGCGCCGCCGAGGGCCGCGGGGGACGGGGCGCCGAGCGGGTCCCGCCGGTCTTCGCTCCCGACGCGATTCGGGTGCCCACGCTCGTGCTGCACGGCCCGGACGACGCCATCGCCCCCTGGGAGCCGTCGCTCCGGCTGGCCGACCGCCTGTCGTCCCTCGTCAGCCTGCACACCGTGCGCCACGCCCCGCACGGCGCGCTGTGGAACGCCGATCCGGCGGAGTACGAAGAGCAGCTCCGGCGCTTCCTCGTCCCGCTGACGTAA